DNA sequence from the Deltaproteobacteria bacterium genome:
AAACAAAAGATTGCCACGTCACTGAGTAGTCCCTCGCAGTGACAATAAATGTGTTTCGATGACGCATTCAGCGCGGAAATTCGATAGCTGAAGATATTCGGCGGTCACGCCTTTCAGCGCCTCTTCAGGTATGAGACCAACCAGCTCAGACTCCAGAACAGAGATGCCGTAAGAGGAACTCCTTTTCTTTACCTCATCGAAGACTGTCCGGAGTGATGTCGCCTTGTAGTTAGTAAGGTTCATCGATACCTGGACGATATTTCTGCTCTTCAGAGGAACGCCGATTGCCTTTATGTGGCGCAGTCCGCCGCTCGATTGTCTGATGGAACGGGCGATTATTTTTGCCGCCTGCAGATCGTCTGTGGCAAGATTGATGTTGAAGGCAATGAGAGGCTCCCTTGCCCCGACAACCGTTGCACCTCCCTGGGGGTTGAAGCGGGTTGGTCCTGCATCGGGAACCCACAGGGGATCATTAATCCGTGCTTTTAACCCTTCGTATCCGCCTTTTCTGATGTCCGGCAATTCTCTTCTCAGGGGATCAAGTGCCGCCTCACCGTAGAAATAGACAGGAATTTTGTTCCTCTGTCCAAAAATGCGGCCAAACCGGTGTGCCACATCCACCGCATCTTTCATGGTCGCGCCTTTCAGGGGGACGAAGGGTACCACATCGACGGCGCCAATCCGGGGATGGACACCCCTGTGTTCGCGCATGTCAATCAGCTCGATAGCCCTTTCGCAGACGGCAACTGCTCCTTTTTCGACATCTTCCGGTGCGCCGATGAAAGTCAAAACGGTTCGGTTATGGTCTGCATCGATGCATACATCGAGGAGTCTCACACCCTCAACAGCGGAAAGTGCTGCGGTGATACCGTCTATCTTTTCCCTATTCCTGCCTTCACTGAAATTGGGGACACATTCGATAATTTTCATAAGCTGTTAGACTTGGTGGATCTTCATCTCCGGCAGTTCAATGCATGTCAACTTACCGCCATAGACCGCGCCTGTATCGAGGCCAATCTTGTTTTTATCGATCAGGGGCGTGGTAAAGGAAAGGGGCGTATGACCGAAAATGACAATCTTCTTAAAATCATACGGAGAGTTAATGAAATCGTACCGTATCCACAGGAGGTCTTCGAAGTTCTGCCGTTGTATGGGAATACCGGGCCGTAAACCGGCATGTACGAATATATAGTCATCTGTCTCATAGGACAGCAGAAGGGTGATGAAGAATTCCATGTGATCATTCGGTATAGTTAATTTTCCCCTTCCTGACGGGTTAAAGCCATAGGATATCATCGTACTCATACCCCCGTTGTGCATAAAGAGATCTTCATCCTTGTGTTCAAGATAATAGTTGAGAAACATCTGTTCATGATTTCCCAGCAGGCAAACGACATTCTTAATTCTTTTCCTGATATCGAGAATGGAATCAACGACTCCTTTAGGATCAGAACCCCTGTCGATATAGTCCCCGATGAAGACGAGCGTATCGTTCCGGGCATCGATATCAAGTTGTGCCATCATTGTATCGAGTTTGGAGATGCAGCCGTGAATATCTCCTATAGCAAATATCTTTCCCATATAAAAAACTTTTTATCCTGAAAGTTACCGGAGGTCCTGTTCAAAAAGGGCGCTCACGAATTCTTCACTGTGAAAACTTTTCAAATCATCGAGTCCCTCCCCGATACCGATATATCGGATGGGGATGCTGAGTTCCCTGGCAATTCCTATAATTACACCGCCTTTTGCCGTTCCGTCCAGTTTGGTTAAAATAATTCCCGTCACGCCGATTTCTTCGTTAAACATCTTTGCCTGGACAACGGCATTCTGACCTGTTGTGGCATCAAGCACAAGGAGTATTTCATGCGGGGCGCCGGGGAGTTCTCTTCCCATAATACGCTTCATCTTCTTGAGCTCTTCCATCAGATTAACCTTGGTGTGAAGCCTGCCTGCCGTGTCGATGATGACGACGTCAGCTTTT
Encoded proteins:
- the ftcD gene encoding glutamate formimidoyltransferase — translated: MKIIECVPNFSEGRNREKIDGITAALSAVEGVRLLDVCIDADHNRTVLTFIGAPEDVEKGAVAVCERAIELIDMREHRGVHPRIGAVDVVPFVPLKGATMKDAVDVAHRFGRIFGQRNKIPVYFYGEAALDPLRRELPDIRKGGYEGLKARINDPLWVPDAGPTRFNPQGGATVVGAREPLIAFNINLATDDLQAAKIIARSIRQSSGGLRHIKAIGVPLKSRNIVQVSMNLTNYKATSLRTVFDEVKKRSSSYGISVLESELVGLIPEEALKGVTAEYLQLSNFRAECVIETHLLSLRGTTQ
- a CDS encoding metallophosphoesterase family protein encodes the protein MGKIFAIGDIHGCISKLDTMMAQLDIDARNDTLVFIGDYIDRGSDPKGVVDSILDIRKRIKNVVCLLGNHEQMFLNYYLEHKDEDLFMHNGGMSTMISYGFNPSGRGKLTIPNDHMEFFITLLLSYETDDYIFVHAGLRPGIPIQRQNFEDLLWIRYDFINSPYDFKKIVIFGHTPLSFTTPLIDKNKIGLDTGAVYGGKLTCIELPEMKIHQV
- the ftsY gene encoding signal recognition particle-docking protein FtsY, whose amino-acid sequence is PLSIPQNELFTIMVVGVNGTGKTTTIGKLARNLKNSGLSVMLVAADTFRAAAIEQLEIWSQRVEVPLIKQKFGADPSAVVFDAIHAAKARKADVVIIDTAGRLHTKVNLMEELKKMKRIMGRELPGAPHEILLVLDATTGQNAVVQAKMFNEEIGVTGIILTKLDGTAKGGVIIGIARELSIPIRYIGIGEGLDDLKSFHSEEFVSALFEQDLR